Proteins co-encoded in one Symmachiella macrocystis genomic window:
- a CDS encoding alpha/beta hydrolase has protein sequence MRSFIALCLLLVPTIALADDSGLSITPDVVYGHKDGLALTFDVFTPTHDANGVGILFMVSGGWYSHWAPPEQMQGLFKPLTDKGFTVFAVRHGSSPRYGIPDAVSDVRRSVRFIRKNAGKYKIDPNRLGVFGMSAGGHLSLILGTTADEGNPDDKDPVGRISDRVQAVVAFVAPTDLTIMVKDYPQRLPAYANFPALDLGMKEAESHSPLRYVTPDDAPTLLLAGAKDDLVPIDHSRKIQAEFDAKKIPNQLIEFENSGHGFTPDDMQRSVAEMATWFEKHLAKQ, from the coding sequence ATGCGGTCTTTTATCGCACTTTGCCTGCTGCTTGTTCCGACGATAGCTCTCGCCGACGATTCAGGCCTGAGCATTACTCCAGACGTCGTGTACGGCCACAAGGACGGCCTCGCGCTGACGTTCGACGTATTCACGCCAACGCACGACGCAAATGGCGTTGGAATTCTGTTTATGGTCAGCGGTGGGTGGTACTCGCATTGGGCGCCCCCGGAACAAATGCAGGGGCTTTTCAAACCGCTGACCGACAAAGGATTCACGGTCTTCGCGGTCCGGCATGGCAGCAGCCCGCGTTACGGAATTCCCGATGCCGTCTCAGACGTTCGCCGCAGTGTCCGTTTCATTCGCAAAAATGCCGGCAAGTACAAGATTGACCCAAATCGACTGGGCGTGTTCGGTATGAGCGCGGGAGGACACCTCTCCCTGATACTCGGCACAACGGCCGACGAAGGGAACCCGGACGACAAGGACCCCGTCGGTAGAATCAGCGACCGGGTACAGGCCGTAGTGGCGTTCGTCGCTCCAACCGATCTGACGATTATGGTAAAGGACTACCCGCAGCGATTGCCGGCTTACGCAAATTTCCCGGCGCTCGATCTGGGAATGAAGGAAGCGGAAAGTCATTCCCCCTTGAGGTATGTCACTCCCGACGATGCACCGACACTCTTACTCGCTGGAGCAAAGGACGACCTCGTGCCGATCGATCATAGCCGCAAGATTCAAGCGGAATTCGATGCCAAAAAGATTCCAAACCAATTGATCGAGTTTGAAAACTCCGGGCACGGTTTCACCCCAGATGACATGCAACGATCCGTCGCGGAAATGGCGACTTGGTTTGAGAAACACCTGGCCAAACAGTGA
- a CDS encoding integrase core domain-containing protein codes for MGTRKIYAKPVALQSDAAQLDQQARFFLLDLEDKGEEFTHSIRDRDTNFTAQFDDVLKAEGVKIKVLPVQNPNLNSKCERIIQSTKQECLNNFLVFGEQHLNYLAREYIRYYKDDRAHSSCGNLPPSCIDPPPENKTIVLEILFAANDSAG; via the coding sequence TTGGGAACTCGAAAGATCTACGCTAAGCCGGTGGCGCTGCAGTCCGACGCCGCTCAGTTGGATCAGCAGGCTAGGTTCTTCCTGTTGGACCTCGAGGACAAGGGTGAAGAGTTCACCCATTCGATCCGAGATCGCGACACAAATTTCACAGCTCAGTTTGACGATGTGCTCAAAGCCGAAGGGGTAAAGATCAAGGTCCTACCGGTACAGAACCCCAACCTGAATTCCAAATGCGAACGAATCATCCAAAGCACCAAGCAGGAATGCCTGAACAATTTTCTGGTCTTCGGCGAGCAGCATCTGAACTACCTCGCCCGTGAATACATCCGTTATTACAAAGACGATCGCGCCCATTCTTCCTGTGGGAATTTACCGCCATCGTGCATTGATCCGCCACCGGAGAATAAGACCATCGTACTCGAGATATTGTTCGCTGCGAACGACTCGGCGGGTTGA
- a CDS encoding WD40 repeat domain-containing protein, with amino-acid sequence MSPQRKLERILNIGQLTGAVAWNPDGTQLATDSDDGTIQLWTPDGQSEALLKGHENRATCIAWCPDGQWIA; translated from the coding sequence ATGTCTCCTCAACGTAAGCTGGAACGCATATTGAACATCGGCCAATTGACCGGGGCAGTAGCGTGGAATCCAGATGGAACGCAACTCGCCACCGACAGCGACGATGGTACGATCCAGTTATGGACACCGGACGGACAATCGGAGGCTTTACTTAAAGGGCATGAAAACCGGGCGACCTGCATCGCTTGGTGTCCCGACGGCCAATGGATCGCTTAA
- a CDS encoding alpha/beta hydrolase, which yields MDTVVFIHGTNAGPWTLANFAEYFAGKGFACHCPAYRHHDPSPSPKDAVLMKGLSIADYVEDIASFVGTLNTQPILIGHSLGGIVAQKLASRGLASAIVLLNGSVNWGILPTTDHERELAKMFISAGAFWEETLLPDFETMARFGLNKLDVQEQKRVFDRLGPESGQVMFELFFWMFDVNQTTRIDYDAIKCPVLMVSGTDDIAVPPSTSRLIAERHGERTTFHEAPGYGHYLSLEPAWKEIAELCVDWIDRQA from the coding sequence ATGGACACCGTCGTCTTTATCCACGGCACTAATGCTGGGCCCTGGACCTTGGCGAACTTTGCCGAGTATTTTGCTGGGAAAGGGTTTGCCTGTCATTGCCCGGCCTATCGCCACCACGACCCGTCGCCATCACCAAAAGATGCAGTGCTGATGAAGGGGTTAAGCATTGCCGACTATGTGGAGGACATCGCATCATTCGTTGGGACGCTGAATACCCAGCCCATCCTAATTGGTCACTCACTGGGTGGCATTGTCGCCCAGAAGCTCGCGAGTCGCGGCCTGGCCAGCGCTATCGTACTGCTGAATGGCAGCGTCAACTGGGGAATCCTGCCGACAACAGACCACGAGCGGGAACTAGCCAAGATGTTCATCTCTGCTGGCGCGTTTTGGGAGGAGACGCTGCTTCCCGACTTTGAAACCATGGCGCGGTTTGGTCTTAACAAGCTCGATGTTCAGGAGCAGAAGCGGGTGTTCGACCGGTTAGGGCCAGAGTCGGGACAGGTTATGTTCGAACTTTTTTTCTGGATGTTCGACGTCAACCAGACGACTAGGATCGACTATGACGCCATCAAATGTCCGGTCCTGATGGTGTCCGGTACGGACGATATAGCCGTCCCGCCGTCAACATCGCGGCTGATCGCTGAGCGCCACGGTGAGCGCACCACATTTCATGAGGCGCCCGGCTACGGTCACTATTTGAGTTTGGAACCAGCGTGGAAGGAGATCGCGGAACTCTGCGTAGACTGGATTGACCGGCAGGCGTGA
- a CDS encoding transposase has translation MQNPNLNSRCEQVIQSINQECLDNYLLFGEQHLNYLIGEYVRYQDEDRTHSSCGHLPSSCIDPPAGNNTFVLDDIVRRERPDRVDSMVRTCRMLH, from the coding sequence GTGCAAAACCCCAACCTGAATTCGCGCTGCGAGCAGGTGATCCAAAGCATCAACCAGGAATGTTTGGACAATTATCTGTTGTTTGGTGAGCAGCACCTGAATTACCTCATCGGTGAATATGTCCGTTATCAAGACGAAGATCGCACCCATTCGTCCTGTGGGCATTTACCGTCCTCATGCATTGATCCGCCAGCGGGGAACAACACCTTCGTACTCGATGATATTGTTCGCCGCGAACGACCTGATCGGGTCGATTCAATGGTGCGAACTTGCCGCATGCTTCACTGA
- a CDS encoding ankyrin repeat domain-containing protein, producing the protein MLAAVPLLLVGCEKATESVSDTTAGPLNDSNQAVEEKAFAHETHAAPSAKEEIKKVTFEVPAFLDAALHGKIDTVQRAIESGMDVNTTDEQQRTALMFAAFNGHTPLVKLLLEQGASVGERDETGRTALMFAATGANAEAVELLIEAGAEVNAADTGEGFTALMHAAAEGQIKVVQVLLKHKADPAIRDTDGDTARDFAKKNGHAEVVQLLEK; encoded by the coding sequence ATGTTGGCTGCCGTGCCGCTGCTCCTGGTCGGTTGCGAGAAGGCGACCGAGTCGGTCTCGGACACAACGGCGGGGCCATTGAACGATTCGAACCAAGCCGTCGAAGAAAAAGCCTTCGCGCACGAGACGCATGCAGCCCCTTCCGCAAAAGAGGAAATCAAAAAAGTCACATTCGAGGTACCGGCCTTTTTGGATGCCGCACTTCACGGAAAGATTGACACCGTCCAGCGGGCCATTGAATCGGGCATGGATGTCAATACGACTGACGAACAGCAGCGCACGGCCTTAATGTTCGCCGCATTCAACGGTCACACTCCCCTGGTCAAGCTATTGCTGGAGCAGGGTGCCTCGGTGGGGGAACGTGATGAAACAGGGCGTACGGCACTGATGTTCGCCGCAACTGGCGCCAATGCGGAAGCGGTCGAGTTGTTGATTGAGGCAGGTGCTGAAGTCAATGCAGCCGATACCGGCGAAGGGTTTACAGCGCTCATGCACGCGGCGGCTGAGGGACAAATAAAGGTTGTGCAGGTGCTTTTGAAACACAAAGCAGATCCAGCCATTCGCGATACGGATGGTGATACCGCGCGCGATTTTGCCAAGAAAAATGGCCACGCCGAGGTCGTCCAATTACTTGAAAAGTAG
- a CDS encoding beta strand repeat-containing protein has protein sequence MLSASSIVIDGEFSDWEAVTSYTDATDDQHDTDHNGQNDTPSYVDHPDVDLLEYKVSHDEENFYFYFEASGEIGATQQENLAEGLRSGRYYVIVTIDVDNDDSTGYWLNEGGYYPTSDGYDMNAELEFYNGAINTGHYLLHGALDDAELEQSFADQSGGNYVWGGPQTQGPFDPGFVEIKAGDYDHYTQWVYKNDDPANGGNDSVTFVQDRGPVVTGNITFAQSADSTKLEMMVPFEGFLTDQFGNSIIELGQTVDLSFSLEASGELSNEVSPTNPNGEWASDTGSPIVGYVLTTPKDYGDAPDSYSTLAASNGASHLGGSGLHLGATVDTEFDGQPDVNASLDTYDDGITAITALIAGDNVTGTVVASSSGFLNGWIDYNQDGDFADDGEQFVVDQAVVAGDNDLNFTIPLAAVTGSTYARLRVSTQAGLSYDGEAVDGEVEDYFITISGAETDLNIEKSSGPTSVAQGEAVTYTLTVTNNGPVDVVGATVADTFNAELENMTWTAVLSAGASGNTSGTGDINELIDLASGSTITYTVSGTVTADAQSFVFNKASVTTPHLVNDTDLTNNNDYDIDVITVNTATSLGEFVEGDIAPGVNDGDFVKEVVFGDLNGDGWDDAVFAFVNGGHQIWFYDENAEILVDSGQALAIEANPAAAHHALGTEIADFNNDGYLDIVVLVKSTQAVYLNDGAGNFGTGIDIVGISSLEAYEVEVGDLDGDGDVDLIVADDDGSSFGGTGNSLLLFNDGSGSFTQITSMPMTTADDDTWDTTVGDFDGDGSLDIVFANFNSGQTSELWLNDGSGTFTKSAQDFGENRHWNVEQGDFDDDGDLDLMLVVNSGDPDYVELWRNDGVGNFSYDSQRTFTNENGQGGIEGIQIGDLDGDGDLDAFFSTYGVNGTIQTWENDGSGTFTTGFVSTFITPTAPDTAGGWRSRLSDVDGDGDLDAFVFEGLNEQVHYFENINNVAPTIAVDSSSITVPEGTAATNTGTFGDTAGDTVSLSASMGTIIDNNNGTWSWSYDTTDGPDESDTVTITATDGDGAAAQTTFALTVDNVAPTVAADNATVSVSGGSTANNSGVYNDVGDDTVTVTASIGTLVDNNNGTWSWSFDTTGEPNGGQTVTITATDSDNVATQTSFSLTINNLPPTVGVDQATVAVNEGGTANNSGTYGDANGDPVTVTASMGTIIDNNDGTWSWSYDTTDGPDDSTVVTITATDDANAAAQTTFSLTVNNLAPTVGADNSSVTVDENDTANNTGTYGDAGNDGIVLSASVGTIVDNNNGTWSWSYDTTDGPDDSTAVTITATDSDGAASETTFALTVNNVAPGVGVNSASVEVIEGNTANNSGSYGDVGNDNVSLSASVGTVVDNNDGTWSWSFDTTSTADSGTVTITATDSDGAESEISFALTVGNAVSEPAVRSEVLTGVTDQWQIVTLDHTYNSLVVVSTVNSQAGDPPVVSRIRNANGNSFEIKLQRTDGSTTAIPGRNVHYIAVEEGSYNETDHGITMEAVKYDSSITDNNSSWAGEQQEYQNSYTAPVVIGQVMTENDSGFSAFWSRGSSRSNVPTPTDFYVGKHVGEDSDRIRNDETLGFIVIESGSGTIDGLNFTAGLGADSVLGIDNSPAYNYNFAISGTPLSAVVSQAGMDGNNGGWAVLYGADPLSANSLGLAIDEDIAKDSERSHTSEQVAYIVFSEPTPVQIGNPEFRTDVLGGVSDQWQTVEVGHTYDSMVVVATVNSKAGDPPVVTRIRNANGNSFEIKLQRTDGSVDPISAMKVHYTVVEEGVYTQANHGITMEAVKFVSTRTDENNSWVGEERSYANNYSAPVVVGQVMSENDAGFSTFWSRGTSRTNAPSANSLYVGKNVGEDPDSTRNDETIGYIVIESGSGTIDGLNYTAGLGADSIAGYGNSPAYNYNVSTDGAPISAVASLAGMDGGNGGWAVLYGETPLSSNESSNTIGLAIDEDVAGDTERSHTTEQVAYLIFSQGPVAVVAAGENVAAGFNPAARNTNPQVTADPSPALLPSSKNGEKSTVYLVDATSESTSLFDVDNAAAEDAARLVGTSLLDLTIDDKFHESIVEMLATAPLKTIGSSDETDYERIFAEIGGLLTDELAAGFTMIRADQSQ, from the coding sequence TTGCTCTCCGCTTCGAGCATTGTGATCGATGGTGAGTTTAGTGATTGGGAGGCTGTCACAAGCTACACTGACGCCACTGACGATCAACACGACACTGATCACAACGGGCAGAATGACACCCCCAGTTATGTCGACCACCCCGACGTTGATTTACTGGAATACAAAGTTAGCCACGATGAAGAAAACTTCTATTTCTATTTCGAAGCGAGCGGCGAGATTGGTGCCACTCAACAGGAAAACCTAGCTGAAGGTCTGCGATCGGGTCGTTATTACGTCATCGTGACGATTGATGTCGATAACGATGACTCGACCGGCTACTGGCTGAACGAAGGGGGATATTATCCCACTTCAGACGGCTATGACATGAATGCCGAACTGGAATTCTATAACGGAGCTATCAATACGGGCCACTACCTGCTCCATGGTGCGTTAGATGATGCTGAGCTGGAACAATCGTTTGCCGATCAATCCGGTGGCAACTATGTATGGGGAGGCCCCCAAACCCAAGGGCCATTTGACCCGGGATTCGTGGAGATTAAAGCCGGCGACTACGACCACTACACCCAGTGGGTCTACAAAAACGACGACCCCGCTAATGGCGGAAACGATTCAGTCACCTTTGTCCAGGATAGAGGACCCGTCGTTACGGGAAACATCACATTTGCCCAATCTGCTGATAGTACCAAACTGGAAATGATGGTTCCGTTTGAAGGATTCCTGACTGACCAATTTGGTAACTCAATCATTGAATTGGGGCAAACGGTGGACCTCTCCTTCTCGCTGGAAGCGAGCGGCGAACTAAGTAACGAAGTGAGTCCTACAAACCCCAATGGAGAATGGGCCTCCGATACGGGATCGCCAATTGTCGGCTATGTTTTGACCACTCCCAAGGATTACGGCGACGCGCCTGATTCTTATTCGACGTTAGCAGCCAGCAACGGGGCCAGCCATCTGGGTGGGTCCGGTCTGCATCTGGGAGCGACTGTCGACACGGAATTTGATGGTCAACCCGATGTCAACGCCTCACTCGATACTTACGATGATGGAATCACAGCCATCACCGCTTTGATTGCCGGTGACAACGTCACCGGGACCGTGGTTGCTTCAAGTTCCGGTTTTCTCAATGGGTGGATCGATTACAACCAAGACGGTGACTTCGCTGATGACGGCGAACAGTTTGTCGTTGATCAAGCTGTGGTTGCAGGAGACAACGACCTGAACTTTACGATCCCTCTCGCCGCAGTCACTGGCTCTACTTACGCAAGACTGCGCGTTAGTACGCAAGCCGGCCTCTCTTATGATGGTGAAGCTGTTGATGGTGAAGTCGAGGACTATTTCATCACGATTTCAGGCGCCGAGACGGATCTGAACATTGAGAAATCCTCCGGTCCTACATCGGTCGCTCAAGGCGAAGCGGTTACTTACACCCTGACCGTGACAAACAATGGCCCCGTCGATGTGGTTGGAGCAACTGTCGCTGACACGTTCAACGCTGAACTGGAAAACATGACCTGGACGGCGGTGCTGTCGGCAGGTGCGAGTGGGAATACGAGCGGAACGGGTGACATCAATGAATTGATCGACCTCGCCTCCGGTTCCACAATCACATACACGGTCAGCGGAACCGTTACGGCGGATGCCCAATCGTTCGTCTTCAACAAGGCCTCGGTGACAACCCCTCATTTGGTGAATGACACCGACCTGACGAACAATAACGATTACGACATTGATGTCATCACCGTAAACACGGCAACCAGCCTTGGTGAATTCGTTGAAGGAGATATCGCTCCGGGCGTGAATGACGGTGACTTTGTCAAAGAAGTTGTTTTCGGCGATTTGAACGGCGACGGTTGGGACGACGCCGTGTTCGCGTTTGTCAATGGTGGACATCAGATTTGGTTTTATGACGAGAATGCGGAAATTCTCGTCGATTCGGGCCAAGCCTTGGCAATTGAAGCAAACCCTGCGGCAGCGCACCATGCCTTGGGAACTGAAATTGCTGACTTCAACAACGATGGTTACCTCGACATCGTGGTACTGGTCAAATCGACTCAAGCCGTTTATCTGAATGATGGTGCGGGTAACTTCGGTACCGGTATCGATATCGTTGGAATCAGCAGCCTCGAAGCTTATGAAGTCGAAGTGGGTGACCTCGATGGCGATGGGGATGTGGACCTGATCGTGGCAGACGATGACGGCTCCAGCTTCGGTGGTACCGGAAATAGCCTGCTGCTCTTCAATGACGGTAGCGGCAGCTTCACGCAGATCACCTCAATGCCGATGACCACAGCCGATGATGATACCTGGGATACCACAGTGGGAGACTTCGACGGTGACGGTTCTCTCGACATCGTCTTCGCCAACTTCAATTCCGGCCAAACAAGTGAACTTTGGTTGAATGATGGATCGGGCACGTTCACGAAGTCCGCCCAGGACTTTGGGGAAAATCGTCATTGGAATGTCGAACAGGGTGACTTTGATGACGATGGTGACCTTGATTTAATGCTCGTCGTTAACAGTGGTGATCCCGATTACGTGGAACTGTGGCGCAACGACGGAGTGGGCAACTTCAGTTATGACAGCCAACGCACTTTCACCAATGAAAATGGCCAGGGAGGCATTGAAGGCATCCAAATTGGTGACCTCGATGGCGATGGCGACCTCGACGCTTTCTTTTCCACATATGGTGTAAATGGCACGATCCAGACGTGGGAAAATGACGGCTCCGGTACTTTTACGACTGGTTTCGTTTCGACCTTCATCACTCCCACTGCGCCTGACACCGCGGGGGGCTGGCGATCCCGATTGAGCGACGTGGATGGTGATGGCGACCTGGATGCGTTTGTATTTGAAGGGTTAAATGAACAAGTTCATTACTTTGAAAACATCAACAACGTCGCTCCGACGATAGCTGTTGATTCCTCGTCTATCACCGTTCCTGAAGGAACTGCTGCGACCAACACCGGTACATTCGGCGATACGGCTGGTGATACTGTCAGTCTTTCCGCGTCGATGGGCACGATCATTGACAACAACAACGGGACCTGGAGTTGGTCCTACGATACGACCGATGGCCCTGATGAAAGCGACACGGTCACGATCACCGCAACCGATGGCGACGGCGCAGCGGCACAAACCACATTTGCATTAACGGTCGACAATGTGGCCCCAACGGTAGCCGCTGACAATGCGACGGTGTCTGTTTCGGGGGGAAGCACTGCCAACAACAGCGGCGTTTACAATGATGTCGGGGACGACACCGTCACTGTGACAGCTTCCATTGGCACGCTGGTCGACAACAACAACGGCACTTGGTCCTGGTCGTTCGACACGACCGGCGAACCCAACGGCGGTCAAACGGTGACGATCACGGCGACCGATAGTGACAACGTAGCCACCCAGACGTCATTCAGCCTGACCATTAACAATCTGCCGCCCACCGTCGGCGTCGACCAGGCCACGGTGGCCGTCAATGAAGGAGGCACGGCCAATAACAGTGGCACGTACGGGGATGCGAATGGCGACCCCGTGACCGTCACCGCGTCGATGGGTACGATCATTGACAACAACGACGGGACCTGGAGTTGGTCTTACGATACGACCGATGGCCCTGACGACAGCACCGTGGTCACAATCACGGCGACAGATGATGCAAACGCGGCCGCGCAGACGACCTTCTCGTTGACGGTGAATAATCTCGCTCCGACGGTCGGGGCTGACAATTCGTCCGTCACCGTAGACGAAAACGACACCGCGAATAATACGGGTACCTATGGCGATGCCGGAAACGATGGCATTGTGCTCTCTGCATCTGTCGGTACGATTGTCGACAACAACAATGGGACCTGGAGTTGGTCATACGATACGACGGATGGCCCTGACGACAGCACAGCTGTCACCATCACCGCAACCGATAGTGATGGCGCTGCTTCGGAAACGACATTTGCGTTAACGGTCAATAACGTTGCTCCGGGAGTGGGAGTCAATAGTGCCTCTGTCGAGGTCATTGAAGGCAATACCGCAAATAATAGCGGCAGCTATGGCGACGTTGGTAATGATAACGTATCTCTTTCCGCTTCAGTGGGGACCGTCGTTGACAATAACGACGGCACATGGAGTTGGTCCTTTGATACAACGAGCACTGCAGACAGTGGGACAGTGACGATTACAGCCACAGATAGCGATGGTGCTGAATCGGAGATTTCGTTCGCATTGACGGTTGGAAATGCCGTTTCGGAACCGGCTGTTCGATCTGAAGTTCTCACGGGCGTAACCGATCAGTGGCAAATTGTTACTCTCGATCATACTTACAACTCGCTGGTTGTGGTTTCAACGGTGAATAGTCAGGCGGGAGACCCACCCGTTGTTTCTCGTATCCGTAATGCCAACGGAAACAGCTTTGAAATCAAACTACAACGGACCGACGGATCGACGACGGCAATTCCGGGCAGGAACGTTCATTACATTGCCGTGGAAGAGGGGAGTTACAACGAAACTGACCATGGAATTACCATGGAAGCGGTCAAGTATGATTCCAGCATCACCGACAACAACAGCAGTTGGGCGGGAGAACAACAAGAATATCAAAACAGCTACACCGCTCCGGTGGTGATTGGTCAGGTGATGACCGAGAATGATTCCGGTTTTTCCGCCTTCTGGTCACGCGGATCGAGTAGGTCCAATGTTCCAACACCCACCGATTTTTACGTGGGAAAACATGTTGGCGAAGATTCCGATCGAATTCGGAACGATGAAACCCTTGGCTTTATCGTGATTGAATCGGGCTCAGGAACCATTGACGGCTTGAATTTCACCGCCGGCCTGGGGGCAGATTCCGTTTTGGGAATCGATAACAGCCCTGCGTACAATTACAACTTCGCAATCAGTGGAACACCGCTGTCAGCTGTCGTCTCACAGGCTGGCATGGACGGCAATAATGGCGGTTGGGCTGTACTCTATGGAGCAGACCCGCTGTCCGCTAATTCACTGGGGCTTGCGATTGATGAAGACATCGCTAAAGACAGTGAACGAAGTCATACTTCCGAACAAGTGGCCTATATCGTCTTTTCTGAACCAACTCCCGTTCAAATTGGTAACCCTGAATTTCGTACTGATGTTCTCGGCGGGGTCTCGGATCAATGGCAGACGGTCGAAGTGGGGCACACCTATGATTCGATGGTTGTTGTTGCCACAGTGAATAGCAAGGCGGGAGACCCTCCCGTGGTGACCCGTATTCGGAATGCCAACGGAAATAGTTTTGAAATCAAATTGCAACGAACCGATGGATCGGTAGACCCAATTTCGGCGATGAAGGTCCATTATACGGTGGTCGAAGAAGGTGTTTACACTCAGGCCAACCATGGAATTACGATGGAAGCAGTCAAGTTCGTCTCGACCAGGACAGACGAAAACAATAGTTGGGTCGGTGAGGAACGTAGTTATGCCAACAACTACAGCGCTCCGGTTGTTGTCGGGCAAGTGATGTCTGAAAATGATGCTGGTTTTTCAACCTTCTGGTCTCGTGGTACTTCGCGAACCAACGCTCCGTCTGCCAACAGCCTTTATGTCGGTAAAAACGTCGGCGAAGATCCTGACTCAACACGAAATGATGAAACCATCGGTTACATCGTGATTGAATCGGGCTCAGGAACCATCGACGGCTTAAATTACACTGCTGGTTTGGGGGCTGATTCCATTGCTGGATACGGCAACAGCCCTGCTTACAATTACAATGTCTCGACGGATGGCGCGCCAATTTCGGCAGTTGCCTCACTGGCTGGTATGGATGGCGGTAACGGCGGCTGGGCCGTTCTCTACGGTGAAACACCGCTTTCTTCAAATGAGTCCAGTAACACGATTGGTCTTGCGATTGATGAAGATGTCGCCGGAGATACTGAAAGAAGTCATACCACCGAACAGGTCGCTTATCTGATCTTCTCGCAGGGACCAGTTGCGGTTGTCGCCGCCGGCGAAAATGTAGCCGCTGGCTTTAATCCCGCTGCAAGGAACACCAACCCGCAAGTTACTGCCGATCCTTCACCGGCTTTGTTGCCGTCTTCCAAGAATGGCGAGAAAAGTACCGTCTACTTGGTCGACGCAACCAGCGAATCCACATCTCTGTTCGATGTAGACAATGCAGCCGCCGAAGACGCCGCCCGACTGGTCGGAACGTCCCTGTTGGACCTTACGATTGACGATAAGTTTCATGAATCCATCGTCGAGATGTTGGCAACGGCTCCACTGAAGACTATTGGCAGCAGCGATGAGACCGATTACGAGCGAATCTTCGCAGAAATCGGCGGGTTGCTAACGGATGAATTGGCTGCGGGGTTCACAATGATTCGCGCGGACCAGTCACAGTGA